The Cervus elaphus chromosome 21, mCerEla1.1, whole genome shotgun sequence genome window below encodes:
- the LOC122679494 gene encoding ATP synthase subunit g, mitochondrial-like has product MAQFVRNLMEEVPALVNTAVTYSKPRLATFWYYAKVELVPSTPAEIPTAIQSLKKIINSAKTGSFKQLTVKEALLNGLVATEVWMWFYVGEIIGKHGIIGYDV; this is encoded by the coding sequence ATGGCCCAGTTTGTCCGTAACCTCATGGAGGAGGTCCCGGCGCTGGTCAACACTGCTGTGACTTACTCAAAGCCTCGATTGGCCACGTTTTGGTACTACGCCAAGGTTGAGCTGGTTCCTTCAACCCCTGCTGAGATCCCTACAGCAATTCAGAGcttgaaaaaaattatcaacagTGCTAAAACCGGTAGCTTCAAACAGCTCACTGTTAAGGAAGCTCTACTGAATGGTTTGGTGGCCACTGAGGTGTGGATGTGGTTTTATGTTGGCGAGATCATAGGCAAGCATGGCATCATTGGCTATGATGTTTGA